TGTTTAAGCAGCTTGAAATACGTGCTCTCGGTGGTATTCCAAGTACTTCAACTGAGCGGGGCGGAAAGGCTCGGTGACGAAGTCAGGATCCATACGAATCTTTTGCATGTCGTCGCGAGGCAGGTGCTGCGAGATGATCAATTGACTCTGCTGGTCAAATGTCACAAACCCTCGATCAAAGAGGCGATCGTAGGTGGGAGTCAGCATCAACCCATTGAATCGATCCAGTCGCTCCTCATTCGTCTGACATCGATGCCAAGGCTGTATATGGCTGGCCACGAGAAGTTGCGGATTTGAAACCCCAGTGAACCGACAAGACGGCTCAACGAAGGACACACCCTCGCGGAAACGACCCTGCCCACGGCGAGCGGCGATAAGTGCAGTCCGGTCTGTTTCCTCGATTGGAGCCCGCTTGAGGAATTGCTCAAGCTTGTCCTCGCCGATCCGACGAAGGTCAAGGTCATTTCGCTGCAAAGTGCGGCCAAATTCATAATCAACAGCAGACTCAACCTTGCTCAAGATCACATGAGCGAAAGCTTCCGGAATCTCAAACAAATACGCGGTAAGGCTGTTGCCGTTCTCTTGGATCGGGGAGTACTTTTCCGGCCGCAACGGCAGCAACTCATTCAGGAAATCTTTAGGTCGCACTCGCTCTGACTTTGCGAGTTCTTTGAAGTCGACTTCTACTCGCCAACCCAAGTCCGCCCACACTGCGCCGGCGCTACCAAATTCCTGAGGCTTCGGTGACTCGAAAGCAGTGCTAACAGCAATCCCGACCGCTCGGATTTGCGAACCTGCGTACGACAGGACAACGTCTCCAGGATCAACCATGGTCATGTTGAGGTAGTACTGACTGCGTCCGCCATTGTTGTTCGTCTTGGGCGACCACATATAACCGCCCGGAACTTCACTCCGGTACGTCTGCCCTTGATTCACCCACCAGTACCGCACGAACGAAAGCTACTCAGCGAAAGCGCCAAGCGCTAGCGATCAACTATAAGTGAGCCCCAGCACTAAAGATCCAGGCTGGGGCTCACTTTGTCGTTCGAAGGTAACTTCTACGAACTGCGCGGGAAGTTGTAGAGCTTGCGCGCATTCCACTCAGTGATCTTCTGGGCCTCGTCATCAGGCACATCAGTCATCGTCGCCTCCAGCAGCTTGCGCGTGTGCGGCCAGTTGCTGTCTGAGTGCGGGTAGTCGCTTTCGAACATGATGTTGTCAACACCGATGAGATCGCGATTGCGGATACCGGCCTCATCAACGATGAAGCATCCGTAGACGTGATCCTTGAACAAGTCAGAGGGCTTCACTTCCCGGTTCACGTCGTTGTACCAGCGGTGGCGATCCCACACGTAGTCGATGCGCTCAAGCATGTAGGGCATCCAGCCAACGCCGCCTTCAGACAGTGCCATCTTCACGCCGGGGAACTTGTGGAATACCGGGCTGAGCAACAACTCAGCCAGCGCGCTTGCCGAGTTCAAGCCAAACAATGAGATGCCGACGGTGAAGTTGCTCGAACGGCCCTCATCTGAGATCAAGGGGAATCCGCCACTGCCGAAGTGGAGCGAGAGCGGGAGGTTTGCCTCTTGGCAGGCAGCCAGGACTGGGTCCCAGTGCGTGGTGTGCCAGGAGGGCAGACCAATGCGGTCTGGCAGCTCTGGGAAGGTGATGCTCTTGGCGCCCTTGGCAGCCGTCCGGTTGATCTCCTTGACCGTTCCTTCAACATCCCAGTACGGCACCATCATCAGCGGAATCTGCCGGTCCGGATACGGCGCGCACCACTCGTCGATGATGAAGTCGTTGTACGCCTGAATCACGAGCTCGGCGAGCTTGAAGTCCTTTGACTGCGCAAGCGCGCTGCCGGCGAAACCGGCAAAGGTCGGGAAGCACAACTGGGCATGCACGCCCTCGATGTCCATGTCCTTGATGCGCTCATCTATTGCGTAGCAGCCTTGCAGCATGTCGGAGTAGCTGCGCGGCTCCTGACCGAACTCCTTGTGGGGCTTGCCGGCAACCGCATTGGTCGCGAAGTTCGACGCCTTCTCGCCTTCATAGATCCACCAATCAGCACCCTCGATGTTCTCGATGCGAGGAGCGACGTCGGCGTATTTGGCGGGGAGGCGATCCAGGAACACCCGGGGGTGCTCGACCACGTGATCGTCGACGGAAACTATCTGGGTGTCTGCTGGCAGGGCCATGTGGAACCTCCGGAATATCGCCTAGCGAGGGTCAGGCTTGATGCTCACCAGCCAAGCACAAATATCCCTACGAAGGCGTCGAATCTCCATTTGGCTGGGTGGGCTTGGCGGCTGCTGAGCCTGAGTTTGGAGTGAAGGCCTCGCCGAGCAGGCCGATGGCCTTGGAAAGCTCCGCCGGAAGCACCCAGACCTTGCTGGCCGTGCCATTGGCAATGGCTGGGAGGATCTGGAGGTATTGGTATGCCAGCACCGTCTGGTCGACACCGGCTTCGTGAATCATCGTCACGACCGTGTTGAGTGCCTGCGCCTCACCTTCGGCTCGCAGAATCGCTGCCTGCTTGTCACCTTCGGCCCGCAGGACCGCTGCCTGCTGCGCGCCTTCGGCGCTGAGAATCGCGCTGCCCTTCTCGCCTTCAGCGGTCAAGATCACTGCCCGACGTTCACGCTCGGCGCGCATTTGCTTTTCCATGGCCTCTTGAACCGACGCTGGCGGATCAATCGCCTTGAGCTCCACGCGATTGACGCGGATACCCCATTGGCCGGTGGCCTCATCGAGCACGGCGCGTAGTCGGCTGTTGATCTCATCGCGCGAGGTCAGCGTTGCTTCCAGATCCAGGGAACCGATGACGTTACGCAAAGTGGTCACGGTGAGCTGCTCGATACCCATGAGTGGGTTGGCCATCTCGTACGCGGCCTTCTGGGGATCAGTCACTGTGAAGTAGATGACGCTGTCGATGGACACCACCAGATTGTCCTGAGTGATCACAGGTTGCGGAGGAAACGAGACAACCTGCTCGCGCATATCGATCTTCTGGTGAACGCGATCAACAAAAGGCACCAGCAGCGACAGCCCGGGAGTCATCGTCCGGTTGTAGCGACCAAGGCGTTCAATGATCTGGGTTGTGCCCTGTCCGACAATGCGGATCGATCTGAACACCGTGATGAGCACGAAGATCGCAAAGAGCATGCCGATAACACCGCCGACTACTGGTACTGCATCCACGAGGTCTTCTCTCTAAGAATTGTTGAACGGCTGGACAAGTGCAGTTGCGCCGTCAATGCGCGTGACGATCACATCGACATCGCTTGGAATTGGATCCGTGAGCGGGCCTTCCCTGTCGACTCGGGCAGACCATGATTGCCCGTTCAAGCGGATGAGCCCGGCTTCGACAGTGGTGATTTCAGTAGTGCGAGCACGCGAGCCAGGAATGGCATCAACATTTGTTTTGAACTCTTTGGCCAAGCCCAGTCGCCTCTGCATCGCTGGCCGTACGCCGAGCAGACCCAGAAGGGCCACGGCAGCGAAGATCAGAATCTGCAGCCACACGGGGGCGCCGAACAACGAGGCTGCTCCCCCGCTGGCTGCGGCGATTGCAAGGATCAAGAAGGTGAGATCGGAGATCAGTACTTCAAGGATCACCGCCACGAGCGCGATCACCGACCAGATCATTAGTGCAGCCATAGTTGATGGTACCTGCGCATGAGTTTCTCGCATTCATGTTGCGACGCGTCTGCGACCGGAAGCCGAGGCTTCCGACACGAAAGGGGCATAACCTCAAATTGAAGGAGAGGTGAGCACGATGGCTCTACCAGAACCAGCACCAGACTCGAGTTTCGATGATCCGAATCCATTGGCGAACTTGGGAACTCCAGCAGAGATGCGCTCAGTCAATCCCGTCACTGCTGAAGATGAGGCTTTGCGCGCGGAAGACATACCGAAGGCTCCGATTGAACCCAAGCGCGAACGGCGCCACGGAATCGCAGGGCTCAGGGATTCCGTCGCCTACGTCTTTCAGTGGACGACCCTCAGCGTGTGGGGCACAGCTGAACTCACCCGAGATAAGGACCCAATTGAGCAACTCAAGCGCCGATTTGGTCGCAAGCCGCGCAAGTACTGAATCAGGTCCGCGCAGAATCTCAGCCGGTGGCTAACCGTTAGCCAGTCACCTGTTAGACAACGCCATACAGCCGATCGCCCGCATCGCCAAGGCCAGGCACGATATAGCCGTGCTCATTGAGATGGTCGTCGAGAGCAGCGGTGACGATGGTGACTTCAACATCGCTATCAGCGAAGGTCTCCTCAACGTGCTTCAGCCCCTCGGGTGCTGCCAGCAAACAGATGGCAGTGACATCGCGCGCGCCGCGGGCGAGAAGTAGATCAATCGCTGCGACCAGAGTGCCGCCGGTTGCCAGCATTGGATCCAGAACGAACACCTGGCGATTGTGAAGATCGGGCGGAAGCCGATCGGCATAGGTCGTGGCCTCAAGAGTGGCTTCATTGCGAACCATGCCCAAGAAACCAACTTCAGCAGTCGGCATCAACTTCATCATCCCGCTCAACATCCCCAGCCCAGCTCGCAGGATCGGTACGACCACTGGTCGCGGATCGGCTAGCTCAACGCCCTGCATCGGCGCAACTGGCGTGACGATCTCTACCGGGTGAACAAGGAGTGAGCGCGAGGCCTCGTAGGTCAGCAGGGTCACCAGTTCTTCGGCGAGCAGTCGGAAGGTGACTGAGGAAGTGTCCTGATCGCGAAGCTTCGTGAGTTTGTGAGCAACGAGTGGGTGATCGATAACCATGGTCCGCATAGAACTGAGAGTAGTGCTCAATTCGTCGTACATGCTGCGGCGTAAAGGGTCGAATTGATTGCGGCGTCGTCAGGTATTTGTGCTGGCTTCTTTGGATTCCAGGTGCCACACACCGTCATCCGATCAGCGATGGCCCACTTTCCATCAACACGCTGGGCAACTTCATGGTCGGCCAGGTCATGTCCTTGCCCATCGCCGACCACAATCTGCGCCACCGCCCAGTCATCTGCGCACTCCACGCTCGACACAGATTGCAGAGCCAGTCCCGTTGATTCGGTGGCTTCAGTGGATGCATAGAACGATTGAATGGCAGCAGTGATTGCCGTCTGATCGCAGGCTGAGGTCGAGATCGGGGTGACGGAGGACTCCTGCCCCGCCGGTTCCTGGGCGCAACTGGACAACAGGATCGCTGCGGAGATCAGGCAGAAAGCGAGCGACGAAGACTTGGTCCTACTCATGCGCGACCTCCATTGGATACAGGTTCAGCATGCCGGACAAAGCAGTTGGGGCCGGTCAATGACCGGCCCCAACTGGAGTTGCTGTGATTGCTTCGGTGATTACTGCTGTGTTTACTGCGACGGCAACTGCCCCATCATGCCGCCAGATTGCTGGCCGGGCATGCCGGGGAATTGCGGCATGGTTCCCTGCTGACCTTGTGGGTAGCTCTGAGAACCGCCTTGCTGTTGATCCATCATCCCGCCCGGACCCTGACCCATGCCTGGGCCAAATCGTCCGCCCTGACCGTCTTGTCCGCGCTGCCCATGCTGCTTGCCAAAGTGCTCTTGCATTTGAGCCATCCGAGCCGGACGCATGCCACCGTCGTCATTTGAGTGCGTGCCAATTGCGTAGCCCACGATGCCTGCGGCAGCGATGAGAAACACAACGAGCGCGCCGGCGCCGGCAGCCAGGAGCACCTTTGTGGTCGAGTGACCCGATGGCTGATCCACGACAACCGGTGCGGGCGCAGCCGTTGCGGGCGGTGCGACGCTTGCTGCCGGTGCTGGTTGGACCGGTGGAAGTTCAGATGTTGCGTCAGTAGGGGCTTCTTCGTTATCGGGCATGACCGCTCCTTCTTTGGCTCGCATCATGCGAGGAGTAACGCTGACTTTCCCAAACTTGTGTCAGAAAGTAGTGGGAAGAATGTTTGGGTTCGGTGAATGTCTTTAGCGGCTGCGCTGCCTAGGCTGCGCTTCATGTCTGAAATCGAAGTGACCACAGGGGCCGTCAAGCATCGCTGGCTCTTTGGGCTCAACGCCTTGCTCGCATTCCTCGGACTTGCCATCGCGCTTCTTCTGAATGTAATTGATTCCTACCCCAACACCAATGCTGTGCCAACCCTCTTCGGTTTCAACGAGTCTGGATCTGCCGGCATCGTCGGCCGTGCGATCGACTACTTCAGCTACTTCACAATCTGGAGCAACATCGTTGTTGTGATTGTTGCAACGCTGTTGTGGATCAATCCCTTGCGCCGCTCTGGAGTCTTCCGAGTGCTGCGGATGGACTCGCTGATCATGATCACCGTCACGGGCTTGATCTTCGCGATCGTTCTCGCGCCGGAGGTGCAACTTGAGGGCTGGCAGTACGTGTCCAACACTCTGGAGCACTACATCACTCCAGTGCTGACGGTGCTCGTCTTTCTCCTGATCGGCCCGCGAGGACTCTTCCGCCTTGCAACGGTGTTCCTCGCCTTGATCATCCCTTTCATCTGGGTGACCTACACCCTTGTACGCGGGGCAATCATTGACTCCTACCCGTACGGCTTCATCGATGTTGGTGCGCATGGCTACGGAACAGTCACCATCAATCTGCTCGGCGTCGTGATCTTCGGAATCCTTCTGGGATTCGTCTTCCTAGCAATCGACAAGCTCATCGGAATGCGCGCACGCCACTAGTTCAGGCGCGTCGGAACTAACGTGACCTTGTGAGCAGTCATGACTCGTCCTCTGCACGGGTCATGACTGGATTCACCAACCTGCGGCATTACGAGCGCGGACATGTGCGCGGTGATCTTGTTGGTGGCATCACCGTGCTGGCCTATCTCGTGCCACAGGTCATGGCCTACTCGACTCTGGCTGGCATCCCCGCCCAAGTCGGCCTCTGGGTCGTCGTGCTTGCCCTGGTCGCATACTTCTTCGTTGGCACATCTCGCCTGCTCAGCGCCGGCCCCGAATCCACGACCGCTTTGCTCACCGCAGCAACCCTTGCCCCATTCGCCGTCGGCGACCCGGCGCGATACGCGGCCCTGGCTGCGCTGCTGGCTCTCATGTGCGGGCTGTTCGCGCTGGCCGCGTGGGTGCTGCGACTTGGCTTCATCGGCGATGCGCTCTCAAAGCCAATACTCGTGGGCTACATGGCCGGCGTGGCCGTCATCATGATGATGAGTCAGCTCGGCAAGGTGACGGGCTTGGATGTCAGCGGCGATTCGTTCATCACTGATCTGCAGTCATTCATTCAGAGCGCGCGCGACGACACCGTCTCATGGCCAAGCCTTGCAATGGGTGTGAGCGTTGCTGCATTGCTGATCGTCTTCAGCCGTCGTTTTCCGCGCTTCCCCGTTGCACTTGTCGTCATTACCGGCTCGGCAGTCATCACTTCCGTCTTCGATCTGCAGGACCGCGGCGTCCAAACTGTGGGTCCCGTTGCGCAAGGCATTCCCTCGATGACCTTCGGCGGCATTTCTGCAGATGACGTGCGCATGCTGCTGATCCCCGCGCTTGGCATCTTCGTCGTCGCGTATGCCGACAACCTGCTGACAGGTCGAATGTTCGGTGATCGGCATCATCACCACATCAATCCCAATCAGGAACTGCTGGCTTTGGGAGCCACGAACATTGTCGCAGGGCTAGCCCATGGCTTCCCGGTCAGTTCCAGCGCGAGCCGAGCCAGTCTGGGTGACGCTGCCGGGGCTCGCACTCAGTTGTATTCACTCGTTGCAGCACTCGGTGCGCTTGTGGTGCTGCTTGGATTCGGTGGGCTGCTCGCAAGCTTTCCGCTGCCGGCGCTCGGCGGGCTTGTCGTGTACGCGGCGACAAAGCTCATCGACATCCCGGAGTTCAAGCGGCTGTTCAAGTTCCGTCACCGAGAGTTCTACCTGGCCGTAGTCGCCACGGCTGCCGTGCTGCTCTTTGACATTCTCTGGGGAGTGCTCTTCGCAGTGGCGCTATCGATTTTCGAGTTGTTGACGCGCGTGGCGCGTCCGCATGCGGCGGTGCTCGGGCAGCCGGCAGGCCTGGCCGGCTGGCATGACATCACGGACTACCCGGACGCGCACCAGATCCCTGGCTTGCTGGTGTTCCGCTACGACTCA
This window of the Actinomycetota bacterium genome carries:
- a CDS encoding HNH endonuclease — protein: MRYWWVNQGQTYRSEVPGGYMWSPKTNNNGGRSQYYLNMTMVDPGDVVLSYAGSQIRAVGIAVSTAFESPKPQEFGSAGAVWADLGWRVEVDFKELAKSERVRPKDFLNELLPLRPEKYSPIQENGNSLTAYLFEIPEAFAHVILSKVESAVDYEFGRTLQRNDLDLRRIGEDKLEQFLKRAPIEETDRTALIAARRGQGRFREGVSFVEPSCRFTGVSNPQLLVASHIQPWHRCQTNEERLDRFNGLMLTPTYDRLFDRGFVTFDQQSQLIISQHLPRDDMQKIRMDPDFVTEPFRPAQLKYLEYHREHVFQAA
- a CDS encoding amidohydrolase family protein; translated protein: MALPADTQIVSVDDHVVEHPRVFLDRLPAKYADVAPRIENIEGADWWIYEGEKASNFATNAVAGKPHKEFGQEPRSYSDMLQGCYAIDERIKDMDIEGVHAQLCFPTFAGFAGSALAQSKDFKLAELVIQAYNDFIIDEWCAPYPDRQIPLMMVPYWDVEGTVKEINRTAAKGAKSITFPELPDRIGLPSWHTTHWDPVLAACQEANLPLSLHFGSGGFPLISDEGRSSNFTVGISLFGLNSASALAELLLSPVFHKFPGVKMALSEGGVGWMPYMLERIDYVWDRHRWYNDVNREVKPSDLFKDHVYGCFIVDEAGIRNRDLIGVDNIMFESDYPHSDSNWPHTRKLLEATMTDVPDDEAQKITEWNARKLYNFPRSS
- a CDS encoding SPFH domain-containing protein, translating into MLFAIFVLITVFRSIRIVGQGTTQIIERLGRYNRTMTPGLSLLVPFVDRVHQKIDMREQVVSFPPQPVITQDNLVVSIDSVIYFTVTDPQKAAYEMANPLMGIEQLTVTTLRNVIGSLDLEATLTSRDEINSRLRAVLDEATGQWGIRVNRVELKAIDPPASVQEAMEKQMRAERERRAVILTAEGEKGSAILSAEGAQQAAVLRAEGDKQAAILRAEGEAQALNTVVTMIHEAGVDQTVLAYQYLQILPAIANGTASKVWVLPAELSKAIGLLGEAFTPNSGSAAAKPTQPNGDSTPS
- a CDS encoding NfeD family protein — encoded protein: MAALMIWSVIALVAVILEVLISDLTFLILAIAAASGGAASLFGAPVWLQILIFAAVALLGLLGVRPAMQRRLGLAKEFKTNVDAIPGSRARTTEITTVEAGLIRLNGQSWSARVDREGPLTDPIPSDVDVIVTRIDGATALVQPFNNS
- the upp gene encoding uracil phosphoribosyltransferase, with the protein product MRTMVIDHPLVAHKLTKLRDQDTSSVTFRLLAEELVTLLTYEASRSLLVHPVEIVTPVAPMQGVELADPRPVVVPILRAGLGMLSGMMKLMPTAEVGFLGMVRNEATLEATTYADRLPPDLHNRQVFVLDPMLATGGTLVAAIDLLLARGARDVTAICLLAAPEGLKHVEETFADSDVEVTIVTAALDDHLNEHGYIVPGLGDAGDRLYGVV
- a CDS encoding Pr6Pr family membrane protein; the protein is MSEIEVTTGAVKHRWLFGLNALLAFLGLAIALLLNVIDSYPNTNAVPTLFGFNESGSAGIVGRAIDYFSYFTIWSNIVVVIVATLLWINPLRRSGVFRVLRMDSLIMITVTGLIFAIVLAPEVQLEGWQYVSNTLEHYITPVLTVLVFLLIGPRGLFRLATVFLALIIPFIWVTYTLVRGAIIDSYPYGFIDVGAHGYGTVTINLLGVVIFGILLGFVFLAIDKLIGMRARH
- the sulP gene encoding sulfate permease, giving the protein MSSHDSSSARVMTGFTNLRHYERGHVRGDLVGGITVLAYLVPQVMAYSTLAGIPAQVGLWVVVLALVAYFFVGTSRLLSAGPESTTALLTAATLAPFAVGDPARYAALAALLALMCGLFALAAWVLRLGFIGDALSKPILVGYMAGVAVIMMMSQLGKVTGLDVSGDSFITDLQSFIQSARDDTVSWPSLAMGVSVAALLIVFSRRFPRFPVALVVITGSAVITSVFDLQDRGVQTVGPVAQGIPSMTFGGISADDVRMLLIPALGIFVVAYADNLLTGRMFGDRHHHHINPNQELLALGATNIVAGLAHGFPVSSSASRASLGDAAGARTQLYSLVAALGALVVLLGFGGLLASFPLPALGGLVVYAATKLIDIPEFKRLFKFRHREFYLAVVATAAVLLFDILWGVLFAVALSIFELLTRVARPHAAVLGQPAGLAGWHDITDYPDAHQIPGLLVFRYDSPLFFANADDFASRCEAAIESAAPKPRWLLLNMEANVEVDITGLDALERVRNHCENSGIRLCLVRVTSEIEAELMLHGVGGRIGREHMFPTLPTAVAAFESEEGA